A genomic window from Punica granatum isolate Tunisia-2019 chromosome 2, ASM765513v2, whole genome shotgun sequence includes:
- the LOC116195583 gene encoding WAT1-related protein At5g07050-like, with protein MGRSRCLSSFLQRSKPYIAMVSLQFGYAGMNIITKVSLNQGISHYVLVVYRHAFATAVIAPFALFLERKVRPKMTFLVFMQIFVLGLLGPVIDQNLYYAGLKFTSPTFSCAMSNMLPAMTFVMAVLCRMEKLDMKKVRCQAKVVGTVVTVGGAMLMTLYKGNVINFMRSGHVHARNDSNVSAVASDKDWVMGSILLIIATIAWASFFILQAVTLKRYSAQLSLTAMVVFLGTLQSIVVTFVMEHKASVWSIGWDINLLSAAYAGIVSSSIAYYVQGLVMQKRGPVFVTAFSPLMMIVVAIMGSFILAEKIYVGGVLGAVLIVMGLYSVLWGKYKEYKEKEAEEIIPEAIKGTEENNNTDIEMQKEQITPSSTVTVAVAVPVQQLRVIAVEAPKPN; from the exons ATGGGCAGAAGCAGATGTTTAAGCAGTTTCCTGCAGAGGTCTAAGCCTTACATAGCTATGGTGTCGCTACAGTTTGGATATGCAGGGATGAACATCATTACCAAGGTTTCCCTCAACCAAGGGATAAGCCATTACGTGCTCGTGGTCTACCGGCACGCCTTTGCAACTGCTGTTATAGCTCCATTTGCCCTTTTTCTTGAAAG GAAAGTGAGGCCGAAGATGACGTTTCTCGTGTTCATGCAGATCTTTGTTCTAGGTCTTCTAGG TCCAGTAATTGATCAGAACTTATACTACGCCGGGTTGAAGTTCACTTCACCAACCTTCTCCTGTGCCATGAGTAACATGCTCCCGGCTATGACATTTGTCATGGCAGTCCTTTGCAG GATGGAGAAATTGGACATGAAGAAAGTCAGGTGTCAAGCAAAGGTGGTGGGAACTGTAGTGACAGTGGGAGGAGCTATGCTGATGACACTGTACAAGGGCAACGTGATAAATTTCATGCGGTCGGGACATGTCCATGCTCGCAACGATTCCAATGTCTCTGCTGTTGCCTCGGACAAGGACTGGGTTATGGGCTCCATCCTCCTCATAATCGCCACCATTGCATGGGCTTCTTTCTTCATCCTTCAG gCGGTAACATTAAAGAGGTACTCGGCTCAGTTGTCACTGACGGCTATGGTGGTCTTCTTGGGCACTCTACAGTCCATAGTCGTCACATTTGTTATGGAACACAAAGCATCTGTCTGGTCCATAGGCTGGGACATCAATCTTCTTTCTGCCGCCTATGCG GGAATAGTGTCCTCAAGCATAGCATACTATGTCCAGGGGCTCGTAATGCAGAAAAGGGGCCCAGTCTTCGTAACTGCTTTTAGCCCTCTGATGATGATCGTAGTTGCAATCATGGGTTCTTTCATCCTAGCTGAGAAGATTTATGTTGGAGG TGTACTTGGTGCTGTCTTAATAGTCATGGGACTGTACTCTGTCCTGTGGGGAAAATACAAGGAATACAAAGAGAAGGAAGCGGAGGAGATTATTCCTGAGGCAATCAAGGGAACTGAAGAAAATAACAATACAGATATCGAGATGCAAAAAGAACAAATTACTCCTTCATCAACAGTGACGGTAGCTGTTGCTGTTCCGGTTCAACAGCTTCGAGTGATAGCCGTGGAAGCACCGAAACCAAACTGA